One genomic segment of Pirellulales bacterium includes these proteins:
- the xylB gene encoding xylulokinase yields the protein MSAFLGIDIGTSGTKALAIDPKGKILAEATQSYPAYHPKPLWSEQDPEDWWQATVATVRSVVQRAKLKPADVKSIGLSGQMHGSVFLDKQNRVVRRALLWNDQRTAAECGEIERRAGGRRQLIKMVANPALPGFTAPKILWLRNHEPRNFDRTTKILLPKDDIRRRLTGEFATEVSDASGMLLFDVAKRTWSKPLLSKLELDIDLFGRCYESEDVTGQLSRAAAEELGLTAECLVVGGAGDCAAGAIGNGIVNSGTLSTSIGTSGVMFVHSDQPQIDPEGRLHTFCHAVRGRWHMMGVILAAGGALQWFRNRLCQAEAEAAKKAGVDVYDVLAEEAATTEPGCQGLFFLPYLSGERTPHANPDARGCFIGLTLAHGRGHIVRAILEGVTYALRDSLAIIRALGVPVRQIRASGGGSRSALWKQIQANVFGQKVVTLNAEEGAAYGVALLAAVGAGAFKNIQEACAATIRVVDQTPTQRRAVAYYDRGFAEYQQLYRSLENDFHRIAELEK from the coding sequence AAATCCTGGCCGAGGCGACCCAATCGTATCCGGCCTATCATCCCAAGCCGCTTTGGAGCGAGCAAGATCCTGAAGATTGGTGGCAGGCCACGGTGGCTACAGTTCGCTCGGTCGTGCAAAGGGCGAAGCTCAAACCAGCCGATGTGAAATCGATCGGCCTCTCGGGCCAGATGCACGGCTCGGTGTTTCTCGACAAGCAGAATCGCGTCGTGCGCCGAGCGCTGCTTTGGAACGATCAGCGAACGGCGGCCGAATGCGGCGAAATCGAGCGCCGCGCCGGCGGCCGGCGGCAGTTGATCAAAATGGTTGCCAATCCGGCGTTGCCCGGCTTCACCGCTCCCAAAATCCTCTGGTTGCGAAACCACGAACCGCGGAATTTCGATCGCACGACCAAGATCCTGCTCCCGAAAGATGATATTCGTCGTCGGCTGACCGGTGAATTCGCCACCGAAGTGAGCGATGCCAGCGGAATGCTGCTGTTCGACGTTGCAAAGCGAACCTGGTCGAAGCCGCTGTTGTCGAAGCTTGAATTGGATATCGATCTGTTCGGCCGCTGCTACGAATCGGAAGATGTCACCGGTCAGTTGAGCCGTGCCGCGGCAGAAGAACTTGGCCTGACGGCGGAGTGCCTCGTGGTGGGCGGGGCCGGCGATTGCGCTGCCGGAGCGATCGGCAACGGCATCGTCAACAGCGGCACGCTTTCCACGTCGATCGGCACCTCGGGCGTCATGTTTGTGCATAGCGACCAGCCGCAGATCGATCCCGAAGGCCGGCTGCACACGTTTTGCCACGCCGTTCGCGGCCGGTGGCATATGATGGGCGTAATCCTCGCGGCCGGCGGGGCGTTGCAGTGGTTTCGCAACCGGCTTTGCCAAGCCGAGGCCGAAGCGGCCAAGAAAGCCGGTGTCGATGTCTACGACGTTCTGGCGGAGGAGGCGGCCACGACGGAACCGGGATGCCAGGGTTTGTTTTTCTTGCCGTATCTCTCCGGCGAGCGCACGCCGCATGCCAATCCCGATGCCCGCGGCTGCTTCATCGGCCTTACGCTGGCCCACGGCCGAGGCCACATCGTGCGCGCGATCCTGGAGGGAGTCACGTACGCCCTGCGCGATAGCCTGGCGATCATTCGCGCGTTGGGCGTGCCGGTGCGGCAAATTCGCGCCAGCGGCGGCGGATCGCGAAGCGCGCTGTGGAAGCAGATTCAGGCCAACGTTTTCGGTCAGAAGGTGGTCACACTCAATGCCGAAGAAGGGGCCGCCTACGGAGTCGCGTTGCTGGCGGCAGTTGGAGCCGGGGCGTTCAAAAATATTCAAGAGGCATGCGCCGCGACGATCCGTGTCGTCGATCAAACCCCTACCCAACGCCGTGCCGTGGCGTATTATGATCGTGGATTTGCCGAATATCAGCAACTCTACCGTTCGCTGGAGAACGATTTCCATCGAATCGCGGAGCTCGAAAAGTAG
- a CDS encoding ornithine cyclodeaminase family protein translates to MPPLYLSESDVKKLLDMRTAIEVVEEAFRQWADHKVCNVPRTRAKGAGIVVHTMSAAADYLGLAGWKCYATTRANADFHVGLYDSRTGMLVALIAAEFLGRLRTGATTAVAVEWMADVAAHEVGVFGAGRQARTQLEAIRLARPIKQAFVYSRDETRRKTFAVEMSRSLGIDVVPVDRPHEAAEELPIVVTATTSSVPLFDGKCLAEGTMVAAIGSNWLNRAEIDVNVVRRADNIVCDSVEACRNEAGDFVDAIEKGVFDWSRAVELADVVAGQAVGRSSRSSVTLFKSVGLAIEDIALAGKLVDLARAQGVGTELGVAESEAAGGE, encoded by the coding sequence ATGCCGCCGTTGTATCTGAGCGAATCGGATGTGAAGAAGTTGCTCGATATGCGCACGGCAATCGAAGTGGTGGAAGAAGCGTTTCGCCAATGGGCCGACCACAAGGTGTGCAACGTGCCGCGAACCCGCGCCAAGGGCGCCGGCATCGTGGTTCACACGATGAGCGCCGCCGCCGACTATCTCGGCCTGGCCGGTTGGAAATGCTATGCCACGACCCGGGCGAACGCGGATTTTCATGTCGGCCTCTACGATAGCCGCACCGGAATGCTCGTGGCCCTGATCGCCGCCGAATTTCTCGGTCGGCTCCGCACCGGCGCGACCACCGCAGTGGCGGTCGAATGGATGGCCGATGTGGCGGCGCATGAGGTCGGCGTCTTTGGCGCCGGCCGGCAAGCGCGCACGCAGCTCGAAGCGATCCGCCTTGCCCGGCCGATCAAGCAAGCATTTGTATACAGCCGGGATGAAACGCGGCGAAAGACATTTGCCGTCGAGATGAGCCGCTCGCTGGGGATCGACGTCGTGCCGGTGGATCGCCCGCACGAAGCGGCCGAAGAACTGCCGATCGTCGTCACCGCCACGACGAGCTCGGTGCCGCTGTTCGACGGCAAATGCCTTGCCGAGGGAACGATGGTTGCCGCGATCGGATCGAATTGGCTGAACCGCGCCGAGATCGACGTGAACGTCGTCCGCCGCGCCGACAACATCGTGTGCGACAGCGTCGAGGCATGCCGCAACGAGGCCGGCGATTTCGTCGATGCCATTGAAAAGGGCGTTTTCGATTGGTCGCGAGCCGTCGAATTGGCCGACGTCGTCGCCGGGCAAGCCGTCGGCCGCAGCAGCCGATCCAGTGTCACGCTGTTCAAATCGGTCGGCTTGGCAATCGAAGACATCGCCCTTGCCGGCAAGCTCGTCGATCTTGCCCGTGCCCAAGGCGTCGGTACAGAACTCGGTGTCGCCGAATCCGAGGCCGCCGGCGGCGAATAA
- the cimA gene encoding citramalate synthase — MRIQLYDTTLRDGSQGEGVNFSLQDKLQIARWLDELGFDYIEGGYPLSNEKDAQFFQRVKDLRLKHARVCGFGMTRRKGVRPADDPGMKALLDCGAATLTIVGKTSAFHATEVLRVSLEENLAMIEDTIRYLRESGREVIYDAEHFFDGWKFNPEYARQTIQAAAAAGAGRIVLCDTNGGSMPNEIGDLTRAAISAVDVPVGIHCHNDCELAIANSLAAVDAGATQVQGTINGFGERCGNADLISTAANLAVKRNGLEVLAPGGVQRLTELSRFVFETANMNYRNNQPFVGPSAFAHKGGMHVHAVNRVAASYEHIDPAAVGNQRRILVSELSGRSNIIAMATRHNLQNDLPLMDKILAQVVSLENNGYQFESAEASFDLLVRRCAGTFQSHFERLSYHVDMGWDDHHGLQTEATIKLRIGDALRHEVAEGDGPVNALDAALRKALEVAFPNLAEMHLVDYKVRVINSEAGTAAGVRVVIQSRDHDVDWGTVGVSENVIEASWIALVDAIEYKLCKDEAREPQKIAE; from the coding sequence ATGCGTATCCAACTCTACGACACCACCCTTCGCGACGGCAGCCAAGGCGAAGGAGTGAATTTCTCGCTCCAAGACAAGCTCCAGATCGCCCGCTGGCTCGACGAGCTGGGCTTCGACTATATCGAAGGGGGCTATCCGCTGTCGAACGAGAAGGACGCCCAGTTCTTTCAGCGCGTGAAAGACCTGCGGCTCAAGCATGCCCGGGTGTGCGGGTTCGGCATGACGCGGCGCAAAGGCGTTCGGCCTGCCGACGACCCGGGCATGAAGGCCCTGCTCGATTGCGGCGCCGCAACGCTCACGATCGTCGGCAAGACTTCGGCGTTCCATGCCACCGAAGTGCTCCGCGTCTCGCTGGAAGAAAACCTGGCGATGATCGAAGACACGATCCGCTACTTGCGCGAGTCGGGCCGCGAAGTCATCTACGATGCCGAGCATTTTTTCGATGGTTGGAAATTCAATCCCGAGTACGCCCGCCAGACGATCCAAGCCGCCGCGGCCGCCGGCGCCGGGCGGATCGTGCTCTGCGACACCAACGGCGGCAGCATGCCGAACGAAATCGGCGATCTCACCCGTGCCGCGATTTCGGCCGTCGATGTGCCGGTGGGCATCCATTGCCACAACGACTGTGAACTGGCGATCGCCAATTCGCTGGCCGCCGTCGACGCCGGCGCCACCCAAGTGCAAGGCACGATCAACGGCTTCGGCGAACGCTGTGGCAATGCGGATTTGATCTCGACGGCCGCGAATCTCGCCGTGAAGCGGAACGGCCTCGAGGTGCTCGCGCCCGGCGGAGTGCAACGGCTCACCGAGCTATCGCGCTTTGTCTTCGAAACCGCGAATATGAACTATCGCAACAACCAGCCGTTCGTCGGGCCGAGCGCGTTTGCCCATAAAGGCGGAATGCACGTGCACGCCGTCAATCGCGTCGCCGCCAGTTACGAACATATCGATCCCGCCGCGGTCGGAAACCAACGGCGAATTCTCGTTAGCGAACTTTCGGGCCGGTCGAACATCATCGCCATGGCCACGCGGCATAATCTGCAAAACGATCTCCCGCTCATGGACAAGATTCTGGCCCAGGTCGTGTCGCTCGAAAACAATGGGTATCAATTCGAGTCGGCCGAGGCGTCGTTCGATTTGCTCGTGCGGCGCTGCGCCGGCACGTTTCAGTCTCATTTCGAGCGGCTCAGCTACCATGTCGACATGGGCTGGGACGATCATCATGGCCTTCAAACCGAGGCCACGATCAAGCTCCGCATCGGCGACGCGCTGCGCCACGAGGTGGCCGAGGGGGATGGCCCGGTGAACGCGCTCGATGCGGCGTTGCGAAAGGCTCTTGAAGTGGCCTTTCCCAATTTGGCCGAAATGCACTTGGTCGACTATAAAGTTCGCGTCATCAATTCCGAGGCGGGCACCGCCGCGGGTGTGCGAGTCGTGATTCAAAGTCGCGACCACGATGTCGACTGGGGTACCGTCGGCGTCAGCGAAAACGTGATCGAAGCAAGCTGGATCGCACTCGTCGACGCAATCGAGTACAAGCTTTGCAAAGACGAAGCGCGAGAGCCGCAGAAGATCGCCGAGTGA
- a CDS encoding valine--tRNA ligase: MTESAAAAELPKQYDHVQAQQRWYRFWNSHGYFHNEPDSRKPYSIVIPPPNVTGALHLGHALNNTLQDILIRFKRMQGFNTLWMPGTDHAGIATQAVVERRLMEEEKQSRHDLGRDGLVARIWQWKDQYEARILDQLQQMGMSCDWQRTRFTLDAICARAVRHTFYRMFTDGLIYRGKRLVNWDPFLQTAVSDDEVFHETVKGHFWHFRYPVVDPQPGEPELVAIATTRPETMLGDTAVAVHPEPAAALDKAERELEAKLSAAAQKDRADIESQLANIRERRETVLPRLIKLRDMARAGRRLRLPLLNREIPLVADEWAKPEMGSGCVKITPAHDPNDYEVGRRANLPRINILNRDGTLNENAGPYKGLTVAKARQRVVADLEAAGLVEQIEDREIDLAHSDRSKTPIEPFLADQWFVRMEDLAQSAMDAVTTGRVRIIPDRYAKGYLDWLGEKRDWPVSRQLWWGHRIPIWYAPTASEADLKKAFADRPDVAWRRDEENNQWLICAQEADLPADAIPGHTISQDADVLDTWFSSALWPHSTLGWPNQTPDLAYYYPTRALVTSRDIITLWVARMVLAGLYNLGEVPFRDVFIHPKILDGNGETMSKTKGNGVDPLDVVGKFGADALRFGLAYMATETQDVRMPVEFECPHCRKNVGQTQKNRVLPRVKCTHCGKEFSTQWASKADDLALPRAMVTSERFELARNFCNKLWNAARFALLNLEGYEPAPICLDARSPIEDRWVLSRLSSVTVAVTDALEAYKFAEAARMLYDFAWDEFCSFYVEMIKTRLAEPGSRPEAQRVLAHVLDTLARLLHPMTPFITEEIWQRLTEAAPRRGFASPEPPAESVMIAPWPVADGQPIDARIETQFAKFQAVLAGLREVRSRQNIAPKTPILFSVRTDAETQSLLEPMAAYFQSMAGATATAWGPAVQSPAMSANFSAAGCEVFVDLAEHIDVETEIARHEKEIEQFRTQIASKEKQLANENFVRRAPAEVVAKERAALDELQSRLAAAIAILQKLLRR; encoded by the coding sequence ATGACCGAATCCGCGGCGGCCGCCGAGCTGCCAAAACAATACGACCACGTGCAGGCCCAACAGCGATGGTATCGCTTCTGGAATTCGCACGGCTATTTCCACAACGAACCCGATTCGCGCAAGCCCTATTCGATCGTCATCCCGCCGCCGAATGTGACCGGTGCTTTGCATCTCGGCCATGCCCTGAACAACACGCTGCAAGATATCTTGATCCGTTTCAAGCGGATGCAAGGTTTCAACACGCTCTGGATGCCCGGCACCGACCACGCCGGCATTGCGACGCAAGCGGTCGTCGAGCGACGGCTGATGGAAGAGGAGAAACAGAGCCGGCACGATTTGGGCCGCGACGGTTTGGTCGCGCGCATCTGGCAGTGGAAGGACCAATACGAAGCCCGCATTCTCGACCAACTCCAGCAAATGGGAATGAGCTGCGATTGGCAGCGCACGCGGTTCACGCTCGACGCCATTTGCGCCCGGGCCGTGCGGCACACGTTTTACCGCATGTTCACCGACGGCTTGATCTATCGCGGCAAGCGGCTCGTGAATTGGGACCCATTTCTGCAAACCGCCGTAAGCGACGACGAGGTGTTTCACGAAACCGTGAAGGGCCACTTCTGGCATTTTCGCTATCCGGTCGTCGATCCGCAGCCGGGCGAGCCCGAGTTGGTCGCGATCGCCACCACGCGCCCGGAGACAATGCTGGGCGACACGGCCGTCGCCGTGCACCCCGAACCCGCCGCGGCGCTCGACAAAGCGGAGCGCGAGTTGGAAGCGAAATTGTCAGCGGCCGCGCAAAAAGATCGGGCCGACATCGAATCGCAATTGGCCAATATCCGCGAGCGCCGCGAAACCGTGTTGCCGAGGCTCATCAAACTGCGCGACATGGCCCGCGCTGGCCGGCGGTTGCGCTTGCCACTATTGAATCGAGAGATTCCCCTCGTGGCCGATGAATGGGCCAAGCCCGAAATGGGCTCCGGCTGCGTGAAAATCACGCCCGCCCACGATCCGAACGACTACGAAGTCGGCCGCCGCGCGAATCTGCCGAGGATCAACATTTTGAACCGCGATGGCACGCTGAACGAAAACGCCGGCCCCTACAAGGGTCTCACGGTGGCCAAGGCCCGGCAGCGCGTCGTCGCCGACTTAGAAGCCGCGGGTTTGGTGGAACAGATTGAAGACCGCGAAATCGATCTGGCCCATTCCGACCGCTCGAAGACGCCGATCGAGCCGTTCTTGGCCGATCAATGGTTCGTGCGGATGGAGGATCTCGCCCAATCGGCGATGGATGCGGTCACGACCGGGCGGGTGCGAATCATTCCCGATCGCTATGCGAAGGGCTATTTGGATTGGCTCGGCGAGAAACGCGATTGGCCGGTGAGCCGGCAATTGTGGTGGGGCCATCGCATTCCAATCTGGTATGCGCCGACCGCTTCGGAAGCCGATTTGAAAAAAGCGTTTGCCGATCGGCCGGATGTCGCCTGGCGGCGCGACGAAGAAAATAATCAATGGCTGATCTGCGCCCAAGAAGCCGACCTGCCGGCCGACGCCATTCCGGGCCACACGATTTCGCAAGATGCCGACGTGCTCGACACTTGGTTCAGCTCCGCGCTCTGGCCGCATTCGACGCTCGGTTGGCCCAATCAAACGCCCGATCTGGCTTACTATTATCCCACCCGCGCTCTGGTGACCAGCCGCGACATCATTACGCTGTGGGTGGCCCGGATGGTGCTCGCCGGCCTGTACAACCTGGGCGAGGTGCCTTTTCGCGATGTGTTCATCCATCCAAAGATTTTGGATGGCAACGGCGAAACAATGTCGAAGACCAAGGGCAACGGCGTCGATCCGCTCGATGTCGTCGGCAAATTCGGCGCCGATGCGCTGCGATTCGGCCTCGCCTATATGGCCACCGAAACGCAAGACGTGCGCATGCCGGTCGAATTCGAATGCCCGCATTGCCGCAAAAACGTCGGGCAGACGCAGAAGAACCGCGTCCTGCCGCGCGTGAAATGCACGCACTGCGGCAAAGAATTTTCCACGCAATGGGCCTCGAAGGCCGACGACCTCGCCCTGCCGCGAGCGATGGTCACCAGCGAACGATTCGAGTTGGCCCGCAATTTCTGCAACAAGCTGTGGAACGCGGCGCGGTTTGCGCTTTTGAATCTCGAGGGTTACGAGCCTGCGCCGATCTGTCTCGATGCCCGCTCGCCGATCGAAGACCGCTGGGTGCTCAGCCGGCTGTCGAGCGTTACGGTTGCGGTGACCGATGCGCTCGAGGCGTATAAATTCGCCGAAGCGGCGCGGATGCTTTACGACTTTGCCTGGGATGAATTCTGCAGCTTCTATGTCGAGATGATCAAGACGCGGCTCGCCGAGCCGGGATCGCGGCCGGAGGCACAGCGCGTGTTGGCGCATGTGCTCGACACACTCGCCCGCCTGTTGCATCCGATGACGCCATTCATCACCGAAGAGATTTGGCAGCGACTGACGGAAGCGGCGCCGCGGCGCGGCTTTGCATCGCCCGAGCCGCCCGCCGAAAGCGTGATGATCGCGCCGTGGCCCGTGGCCGATGGGCAACCGATCGACGCGCGGATCGAAACGCAGTTTGCAAAGTTTCAAGCCGTGTTGGCCGGCTTGCGCGAAGTGCGCAGCCGGCAGAATATCGCCCCGAAAACGCCGATTCTTTTTTCCGTGCGTACCGATGCGGAAACGCAGTCCCTGTTGGAACCGATGGCGGCGTATTTCCAATCCATGGCCGGCGCAACAGCCACGGCGTGGGGCCCGGCGGTGCAATCCCCTGCGATGTCGGCCAATTTCAGCGCCGCCGGCTGCGAAGTGTTCGTCGATCTGGCCGAGCATATCGACGTGGAAACGGAAATCGCGCGGCACGAAAAAGAAATCGAGCAGTTCCGCACTCAGATCGCATCAAAAGAAAAGCAATTGGCGAACGAAAACTTCGTGCGCCGCGCCCCGGCCGAGGTGGTCGCGAAAGAGCGCGCCGCGCTCGACGAGCTCCAAAGCCGTCTCGCCGCCGCAATCGCCATCCTGCAAAAACTCCTGCGCCGCTAG
- a CDS encoding bifunctional nuclease family protein: MPVQMELSRIIISEINDQQVIYLKEVDGDRTFPILIGFFEASSIHRRVRQDRSPRPLTHDLLVSAVERLDGEFQDVVISELKDHTYYAVLRIRHEGELVEVDSRPSDAIAVAVTCDPPLPIYVSEEVLNDVLGQ; encoded by the coding sequence ATGCCCGTGCAGATGGAATTATCGCGAATCATCATCAGTGAAATCAACGACCAACAAGTCATCTACCTGAAAGAAGTCGATGGCGACCGAACCTTTCCGATTCTCATCGGTTTTTTCGAAGCTTCGAGCATCCATCGCCGCGTGCGGCAAGATCGCTCGCCCCGCCCGCTGACGCACGATCTGCTGGTGAGCGCGGTCGAGCGGCTCGACGGCGAATTTCAAGACGTCGTGATCAGCGAACTGAAAGACCACACCTACTACGCCGTGCTGCGCATCCGCCACGAAGGCGAATTGGTCGAAGTCGACTCGCGACCGTCCGACGCGATCGCGGTGGCCGTTACCTGCGACCCGCCGCTGCCGATTTACGTTTCGGAAGAAGTGCTCAACGACGTGCTCGGGCAGTGA
- a CDS encoding CBS domain-containing protein, whose product MAKRSSRRFFAFARSSAGSAVVEYAVCIALIVGTILAVGMFIGTPLKNTFLGTVAIQQATAGPTNHNAAISSAKAPVAEASPYPSSPWAVWLPICIAGIVPAIATLWLVRRNMVRAKTSEAPEPAPVPKDLQARFVVKRQAILHFLSAESQQLAHGKMTVRQVMSTSVLTRKPTDSVHELRQLMKESVIRHLLVCATGGKLVGIVSDRDIQGEGGDTVADIMTANPITVTPDMPVAAATTILLAKRINCVPVVEDGKLIGIVTTSDLLMALQCVLRLIEQLSLPAEGAVDLTTVECT is encoded by the coding sequence ATGGCCAAGCGATCTTCGCGTCGTTTTTTCGCATTTGCACGTTCTTCCGCCGGCAGCGCCGTTGTTGAATACGCGGTCTGCATCGCGTTGATCGTCGGAACGATCCTGGCCGTCGGAATGTTCATCGGCACGCCGCTCAAGAACACCTTCTTGGGCACCGTGGCGATCCAGCAAGCGACAGCGGGTCCGACGAACCACAATGCCGCGATTAGCTCCGCAAAGGCGCCGGTCGCCGAGGCCTCGCCGTACCCGTCGAGCCCCTGGGCCGTGTGGCTGCCGATTTGCATTGCCGGAATCGTGCCGGCCATTGCCACACTTTGGCTTGTGCGCCGCAATATGGTTCGTGCGAAAACGAGCGAGGCGCCGGAACCGGCGCCGGTGCCGAAAGACCTGCAGGCGAGATTCGTCGTCAAGCGGCAGGCGATCCTGCATTTCTTGTCGGCCGAATCGCAGCAACTTGCGCATGGAAAGATGACGGTGCGGCAGGTTATGTCCACTTCGGTCCTGACGCGGAAGCCGACCGACAGCGTTCACGAATTGCGCCAACTAATGAAGGAGAGCGTGATCCGGCATTTGCTCGTTTGCGCGACCGGCGGAAAGCTCGTCGGCATCGTCAGTGATCGAGACATTCAGGGCGAAGGGGGCGACACCGTCGCCGACATCATGACCGCCAATCCGATCACGGTCACTCCCGACATGCCCGTCGCGGCCGCCACGACGATTCTGCTCGCCAAACGGATCAACTGCGTGCCGGTTGTCGAAGACGGCAAACTGATCGGCATCGTAACGACCAGCGATCTGCTGATGGCGTTGCAATGCGTGTTGCGATTGATCGAGCAATTATCGCTGCCCGCCGAAGGCGCCGTCGACCTGACCACGGTCGAATGCACGTAA
- the bioA gene encoding adenosylmethionine--8-amino-7-oxononanoate transaminase → MPSRDELLRWDREIVWHAFTQMAEYEPLVIERAEGCTLFDIDGRAYLDGVSSLWCNIHGHCHPRLDSALRRQLDRVAHVTQLGSSNPTTIELAKRLVDIAPAGLEHVFFSDDGATAVEVALKMAFQYWRQRSEPKPAKNLYVALGDAYHGDTLGSVSVGGVERFHAMFRPLLFDVLRVPAPDMYRLPPGASTGAACEHYLAAMERLLAEHHERIAAVVIEPLVQAAAGMVMHPRGYLRGVRELTRRYGVLLIADEVAVGFGRTGTMFACEQENVSPDLLCLAKGITAGYLPLAATLATDEIWRAFLGNYSENRTFFHGHTYGGNPLGAAVALESLNLFADEQTLARLRPKIDRLAEHLARIAGLPSVGDVRQRGLIAGVELVRDPLTREPFPWEERRGLRVCERARAEGVLLRPLGNVIVVMPPLAITLEELDRICTAIEHGIVGEFAANRRG, encoded by the coding sequence ATGCCTTCTCGCGACGAACTCCTCCGCTGGGACCGAGAAATCGTCTGGCATGCATTCACGCAGATGGCCGAATACGAGCCGCTGGTGATCGAGCGGGCCGAGGGATGCACGCTGTTTGACATCGACGGCCGAGCTTATTTGGACGGTGTCAGCAGTTTGTGGTGCAATATCCACGGCCATTGCCATCCGCGGCTTGATTCGGCGCTGCGCAGGCAATTGGATCGGGTCGCACATGTGACACAGCTCGGTTCGTCGAATCCCACCACGATCGAACTGGCCAAGCGGCTAGTCGATATCGCCCCCGCGGGCTTGGAACACGTGTTCTTTTCCGACGACGGTGCGACGGCCGTCGAAGTGGCGCTCAAGATGGCGTTTCAGTATTGGCGGCAGCGCTCGGAACCGAAGCCGGCCAAGAATCTTTATGTCGCTCTCGGCGATGCCTATCACGGCGACACGCTCGGCAGCGTCAGCGTGGGCGGGGTGGAACGGTTTCATGCGATGTTCCGGCCGCTTTTGTTCGACGTGTTGCGGGTGCCCGCTCCGGATATGTATCGCTTGCCTCCTGGTGCTTCCACCGGCGCGGCGTGCGAGCATTATCTGGCGGCGATGGAGCGGCTTTTGGCCGAGCATCACGAGCGGATTGCGGCGGTGGTGATCGAGCCGTTGGTGCAGGCCGCGGCGGGAATGGTGATGCATCCGCGTGGCTATTTGCGAGGGGTCCGCGAGTTGACGCGCCGCTATGGCGTGCTGCTGATTGCCGACGAAGTGGCGGTGGGCTTCGGCCGAACCGGCACGATGTTCGCCTGCGAGCAAGAAAACGTGTCGCCCGATTTGCTCTGCCTCGCCAAAGGCATCACGGCCGGCTATCTGCCGCTCGCGGCGACGCTGGCGACGGATGAAATCTGGCGCGCGTTTTTGGGCAATTACTCCGAGAACCGGACGTTTTTTCATGGGCACACCTATGGCGGCAATCCGCTCGGGGCCGCGGTGGCGCTCGAGTCGCTTAATCTTTTCGCCGACGAACAAACGCTCGCGCGGCTGCGGCCGAAAATCGATCGGCTTGCCGAACACCTTGCTCGAATCGCTGGATTGCCGAGCGTGGGCGATGTTCGCCAGCGCGGGTTAATTGCCGGAGTGGAACTGGTTCGCGATCCGCTCACGCGCGAGCCGTTTCCTTGGGAAGAGCGGCGCGGGCTGCGCGTCTGCGAGCGTGCGCGGGCCGAGGGTGTGCTGCTGCGCCCGCTGGGCAATGTCATTGTCGTCATGCCGCCGCTGGCGATCACGCTTGAAGAGCTCGACCGAATTTGCACGGCAATCGAACACGGCATTGTCGGAGAATTTGCAGCGAACCGTCGCGGATGA